A stretch of DNA from Endozoicomonas sp. 8E:
GGTAATGTATTCTCCGTCTTTGTCGGATTTGGTATTGGCCCATTCCATCAATGCCCGGTTTTGTTCTGCCATAGAGCGGTCGCCATCGCCGTGTTGTTGCCACTGCCAGCGTTTCATCAGGGTCTGTTCGCTGTCGGAAGGTCCAAGGGAAATAACCAAAGCCTGTCCTGAAGCCTTTGCCATTTTGGCGGAAAAGTAGCTTTTCCCGGTGCCGGTTTCCCCTTCAAGGAATATAACGGGAGAGTCTGTCAGCCGGTCATGGAGCCGGGATAAACGACGGCTTTCACGATCTTCCTGACTCATCTCGCCATGATAAAGATCCCTGGCCAGTGCAGACAGGGGAATATCAGCGGAACCCTGCCATTCCAGTGATTCAGAGAGTCGATGTTGTATACGTTCAATGCCTTCTGCCTCCGCATTCGCTGTTCTGGACATGTGAAAACAATCGCTGGCCAGCGCGTGAATGGCATCGGATCGGGTCTGCCCCGATGGCAGAAGTAACTGCCAGCCAGAAGCCAGTGCATCTTGCAAACGTTTAATCTGTCTGCCTGGTCTGATGGCTAAGGATTGCCAGGGTTCCGCTTTCACAAGATCGACTTTCAACTGATACGCTAAGGCATCTCGTTTGTGCTCAGGCCCATGGGCCACGATTATGGTACAGAGCCTGTTCAGACTCTCTGTTGCACCCCTTTGTCGAAATGGATTTTCATAGGTAAGTTGTAATTCTTTAAATCCAGTGTCCTTAAATACTGCCGGGTCAAAGGCTCGGGCCAGTGGCCACAGGTTCTGCCAGACAAACTTTCTATCCAGTCGCGGGGCGCTATTGATGATCGCAGCTAACTGATCCGGGTCTACCGAGGCAGCTTGATCCTCATCCGGCGTCTTATCCGGTAACAGGTGCCAACAAGCTACTTTCATAAAATCCCGCACTGAAGGATGCTGCCGGGTGCCATGGGTGATGACGCTATTGATGGCCTTGCGCCAGTGGCGGGGCAGGAGCTGCATGGAGTGGTCAGCCTGTTGTGCCCGGCGGGCAGCCATTATCAGGTTATTCAGCAAACCTGCGGTTATTTCAGGCAGAGGGCTACAAAGGTGGGCAGGTACGGTTTTAAACGCTTTGTAAAGCTGTTTAAGCGCTTGTTCTGGCAGCTTAGTCCGGGCGATATCATACTTGCGGGCGTTGATATCCCAGAGATCGACCTCAGGACACGGCTCACCCGTGGCGACCGTCGCATGAAATATTGAAGAGGGGCTTTTCACAAACTCAGGCCAGAGTATTGTCACACGAGCTTTTGGATAGTCTTGCAACTGGCCATTCACCAACAGAGGTTGCCCAACCATCAGGGGTTCCAGAAGCTGCTGAAGCGTTGGATTGTTTTCCAGTCCCAGCAATATCACTGGCTTGCCAGCGGTTAATACCTCCTGCAACTTAGTCTGACGGTGTCCAAAATGGGCCTTTTGTTCCGAGGTGATATGGATATTATCGAATAACTGGCTGAAGCTGGTCTGTTCATTGACCTGAATGACCAGAGGTGAATCCGGCTGCTTATTGATCCAATGGCTGGCCTGGGCAGGTTGCTGATAAGTGACGGTCCTCACCGGGGCATGATCTCTGGTTTTTTCCTTTGGGCAGGACAGAGAAACTTCATCGTTTTCTGTCAATCCCAGGACTTTCGGCTGACGTTTTGAATCAGCCACCTGAAGTCGGGGCTCCAGGCCAGTCATCTCACGAAGGGTTTGCAATGAACCCAGCAAGCGAAACCAGAGTGCCTCAGTGAGGGGAGACGTTACGGTGACTGCTCCCCCTGCCCGAACCTGTTCCAACAGACAGGTGTTAGGGATTGCATAGCCTTCCGGGGTAATGGCAATCGGGCTCAGCCATTGGGCAATGTTACTCTGGTTAATGATGACAGGGTTACGTGATGCGTGCTCTTTGTCATGAGAACGGGACAGACTTTGAAACAGTGAATGAAGCTCGTTATTCCCCACCGGCATCTGATAAAACTGAACATTGTCGGGTAACGGACAGATCTTGCCATTGCTCTCAAAACACTTCTGCGCCAGCATCTGTCGAAGCGTCTGTTCAAAGGCCAGATCTTCCCAGTTGGCTCCTTTCAGAATGACCCGTTGTCCGGCCTTCAATGATTCAAGCCTGCCGGGGAGGTGCTGGATTCGCCCCTGTTTATCCACTCCGGGTCCACCCAGCAGTAACTGTCGCCAGTGACTGTGCAGGTGGCAGTCAATTAAAACGGTGTTGTCGTCTTCCGTAGTACTTTTGGCACGGGTGAATTCAGGCACTACTGGCGGAACCTCGGCGATGATCATTGATGAGTCATTGCCGGTCTGAGCGTCGAACTGCCAAGTATTGTCCGGTCGATTAATCCGTCGCCAGAAATCAGGACCGGCGGCAACTTCACGCTGGCCAACCGATGCCAGCTGTTTAGGGGCTGCCACGACGAATAGAGAAACATGCTCACCCAGAGGGCGTTTCTTCTGGCTGACTTTGTCGTACAGGCAGGGGTTATCCGGGTCCAGCAGATCGTTAAATCTGGGCAGTTCATCACCGGTGAGTTTTCGGATATCCATCACCAGGGTCAGTGGCTTTGAACTTTCAAAGAGCTTGCCTGAACGCAGAGTGTGGCGACCCTCTTTGGAAATGCTCAACCGGGTCACCAGATTAGCCTGTGAGAGGTCATCAGGGTGGGAAATAACAGTGACATCCCGACGTTCATCGGCGGTCTGGGTAGATAAAAGCTGACGAACTTCATCATCACTGGCGACAAAACGGAAATCGAAGGCATGAGGGGTCTTTTGGAGTGATGAATCTATTGGGGATACGATTCTCGCTCTGTCAGGCAGGGTCCTCGGAGGAAAGGGTTTATTGAGTTTGGGAGTTACGACAGAACAGGTTTTTGTTTTCTTTGACGATGAATCCAGCTCTGCTTTCCTGGCTGGCACGCCGCTCTCCACGGCAGTGTTTTCACCACTCTCAGACACGGCAAAACCAGGAACAGGGTTATTGTCTATTTTCTCACCAATACGACCATCCATAGTCAATCTCCCAACTGCCATCCGAAGAGCTGAATTGAAGCTGTTTAATTATTTGACCTTTAGATACTACGAAAGTTCATTTTTGACAGTCAGCCGTGACCCTTGAAGGCAATGACCGATCTCGAAAAATTCATCATGACCGGACTGCTATCAGGTTTCCAAATCGTTCTATCAGGTTTCCAACAGGTTACAAAGCGAAAACAAATCCACACTGCGCAAAAACTCTTCGGCAATGGTTGTCAGCTCACTGGGTCTGAGCACCAGTGCGTTATCGGCGTTGAGTGCCTGCCGCAGGTAGTCATCATTCAGAGAGTTCTCAAGGGAATCAAAGCTCTGAATTTCGGACATCATGGCATAGAGTTCTTCTGGTGAGGATGGGTCATGAGCACCATAGGACTGTCGCTCGTAGTACGATTCGAAGGAAGCATCGGCCCAACAATAGGTTAAGCAGCCGCCATTTGTGTTTGTCAATTTACACAGATAATGACTGAAGGCCTGCTGAATCGCCAGCTCGGATTGGCGGTATAAAGAATGCCTAAGAGCTCTCCAATTTGTTTCCGAAATGTCCCTGTCCCTGTCCGTGATTTTTTGTTTAAGCATGAATTCGGCATGTGTATGAATCGATGTGCGATCCCAGGAAGGTTTCCCCAGGATAATCACCGGACGGTGGTTCCCCCTGCCTGAGGTTAACCTCGGAAAAGCGGGCTGCTGCGCCAGCATTCGTTCTATATTGGGAATGCCCTCAGGTGCGTCCGTCCAGGCGTTCTGTAGGAGTTGATTGGTCATTTCATATTCAAGGAATGATGAAAAGCCATCATAACAATGATCGACGAACGAGGTACCTTCTCTCTGTTGGAAGTCTTCATAAGCTTTCTGCCATAACTGACTATTTTTTTCCCTGAAAAATAACTGCTTATACCACTTTTTCAGGCAATGCGTGGCTTCAACCTTGAGTTCATCGACGCTTTTCAGACGCACCAACAGGTTATGATGTTGGGTGGATATAGCAGAGTGCTCACCGGCCAGCATTGGGTCCAGCCAACCCAATTTCAGGACTTCAAGGGCAAAGCGAATAACCGGTGGCTTGGTCAGGTCACTGGCTTTCGGTATTTCTACCATTGAATTAAACCAATTTAGAGCGCCCAGCTCGCCCTGATTAATTATTTTTGGATGGAGTAACTTGAGTTGTTCAATGACCTGCCCTTCATCACCGTCGTACAATATTCCTCTCACCGCCTCCGATATTTTTTTAAGTTGCCCTCGGCAATCGTCCAATGCTTCTTTCCCCGGCGACACGATTATTGAGACAGCCAGGGAAAAACTGATTAAATCTCTTTGTTCCCAAAGGTTCCTGATTATGTTGGAAATAATTAGTCTGGTTTCTGGCAATGCGCTGTTTTTATCAAGGGCTTTGTTCAGTTCCTCGAGGCTCATATGACAGGCTTTAGCCAGAGTTTGCCGTTGTGACAAATCAGCACCTTTTAAGAGATCTTTCAGGAAAGCCTTATGCTTCTTTAACTCAGTGCTGGTACTACTGATATTTGTATTCGGCTGGACGTCAGGTTTGAACTCTATTCTGTTGCCGGGCGCCCCGCCCAGATCCACTGACACCCAGGTTTGGCCTTCATCAACGGAATATTCAGCAAAGGCGTGGATTTGGCTATTCACTTGCCGGGATGGAATCCCGAAATAACGACAAAAAGCAACAAAAACAGGCGCACGATGACGGCATCTCCCCTGCCGTTGTGTTACCAGAAATTTAAAGAAATTCTCATGTCTCGAGGGTTTAGCCTTACCGGAAAACTGTCGGCAATACTCCGTGATCGCCTCAATTCGTTGCTCAGTGTTTTTGGCGTCTTTTATTTTCCGCAAAGGCTCCTGTATTTCTGCCGGTTGTTCTTCAATGGTCATAAACATTTTGCCCAGTACGGCTTTCATACCTTCTGAACACCGGGCATCAAGTTGTGTTGATCGTTCTGGTCGGGCTGATTGCGGAGCTGTTTTTCTGCCCGGTTTTCTGGTTTCTACGACATAATTAAATTCAATTCTCTGGCAGGTTTTGGCCTCTGGAATCAGCACTATGTGAAGCCCGGTATAGCGATCCCTGAACAGGGTGTATGGCAAATCGGGTGTTATACGCAGGGCAACGACATAGTCGTTAAACGTCAGGCTGGGCAATATGTATTGATTTTTTTTCGATTCTCTCACAATGAATGCCATCGTCTGATCGCTAGCCAGTGTCAGTCTCTGGCCCCACCCCAAACAGTCCGGTGTGAGGATTTCGAACCCCTCAATGTATTGCTTGTCAAGAAAGGCCTTTTCGACATAACCCTTGGCAGTCACATCAATATTCAATACTTCCCAGCGATGCATAAGGGAAGGATACTTTTGTGTATCAAAAACGTTATAGTCTTTAACTTCTGGCAGCTTCAGGTTCTCATAATTCGTTGCCCGGTCTAATACCAGAAGATCAGACTGATCGATGGGAGACGTTCTGTTCAGCGGGCCCTTATCGATCGTTCTCCGGTCCAATGTCTGATGATCAGGCTGGCTGACAGGAGATGTTCTACTCACAGGGCCTTTATTGTTCGCTCTCTGTTCTAATGCCTGATGGTCAGGTCGGTTGCCGGAAGGCGTTTTGCTCACCGGGCCTTTATGGCTTTTTCGCCATTTCAATGCCTTAGCCAGCTTCGAGCGGACTTTCGGACGGTATTTTTCAGGAGCGTTATTATTACCAACCGCTAAAGCTTCGTTACTATGATCGTCAACCTGATGGCTCGGCAGATTACTTGTCTGATGGCTCGTCAGATTACTTATCTGATGCCAGAACGCAGGCCATAATTGAATTGTGTCAGAGTTCCATGCCTCTATCCGCTGATCCGCCTCTCGAAGATAAGGCTGGGAAGCCGGTAATTTCAACGTTTCTTCCTGTGCTTCCGTCAGTGGAAATACGCTATTGGCATCCACGCCCGTCTCGCAAAACTTACGTGCAAACCAGCGTTGCTGCCAGTGTCGGTAGAGTGCCTGGATGAGTACATCGTCCGACTCATCCGGCTTGAGGGAAAGACCGGATGCCTGCCATTTGGCCTGAGCCATCCTTTTGATGATTTCCGCTTTGACTTCCTCTTTATTCGGACGAGCCTTAACACGAATTTCATGGTTTTTTTCATCAATACTGTCGAGGTCACCGGGTCGTATCAACCACGGACGATCAATGTCCGGTACCGTTTTGTTGAACCATTGGCAAAGTCCGGAATCAAGTGCTCCTTTACCCATAACAAGAGTCGATGACTCAGGCAGTTCCTCCAGCGACAGGTTGGCGGCCATCAGGTAAAGCCGGTAGTGCTGATTGAGGCATTGATGAAGTGCTTTTTCGCTAAAATCGCCTCCGCTTTTGACAGCCATGGCGACATTCTGTAAATCGCGACTGGTGGGCTGTAACGGCAGGTCTTTCCGTTGCAGGCAGGCCCTTAAACGACAATGTTTTTCAGTCAGCCGTTCAGCAACGAATTTCCCTTTTGGGGAGTCTGGCAAGACTTTCCCGGCAATGGTCTGCAATTCTGCCGAGTTATACTGGCGGATCGGTAAATGTCGAAAACGTCCTTTGAGCGCCGGTGATAAGGGTTTTCGCCCGCTGTACTCAGGCGGGTTGATGGTGGCAAACAGGTGAAAGCCCGGATGGGCGTCACCGGCCAGAATATCGTTTAACTCACCTTCCAGATGCTGGCTGTCGATCAGATTCATTTCCGAAATCACCACGATGCCGCCATCGACTTTTGCTTTCCGGATCGCTTCACACAGTTGCTCCCAGGAGCAATCACAGGCATTCAGGAGAGAGACCTCTGGCATGGATTCTTGCCGTTGCCTGGCCTGCTGTCTGACACTTTCAATCACCAGGTTCAGCGTGGCATCCTTACCCCTCCCGGCTGGTCCTTCAATCAACGTCGCCTGTCGTCCGCCGTGTTTTCTGTCGTGATGATAAGCCTGCTGACAGCGGCTTAAATCCTGTCCCAGCCGTTGCACCAGTTCAATGACTGCCGATCCGGAGGTATCAAACTCAGGTCGGAATTCTTTGGTTAATGCTTCGAAGTCCCGCTGAATATCTGGCAGGGTGTGGTTATGAACTTTGTCGCGCAGGGTGTGGTCCAGTTTGTAACGGGCAGCAAACCAGATTTCCAGTGCTGAAAGGGCATCCTGTTGAGTTTCGGTGATTTCGGGACCCAACACATCCCGGAAACTTTGCTGGATCAAACTGTTCACTTGCTTACAGCTGGCACTGTCGCCTTTGGATAAGGCACGATCCAGATACCAACCCACCCAACTGCAGATATCGGTTAAATCCCTGGGAGTAAACTCATGCCCGGGCAACAGCTCCTGATAATATTGCCAGAGTGCCATCACACTCTTGCTGGCACTGTGTGCAATGTCGTTTATTTGATGCCGTTGTAAATGATTGAGCAAAGCGGGTTCCACTACTCTGTCTCGAAGGAAAGTCTGATCCAGACGTGGGTAGTATGCCCTCGGCAGTTTCTCTTTCAGGGCCGGGTCCATTTGGCGCCCGGCGTAATGATCGGGGTTGCCGGTGAGAATCACCCGGTGTTTTGGGCTGACCCTGACAGGATGACCATTCACATAAATGCAGGGGTGCGGTTCCCATAAGCCGTTCAATGACGCCAGCAATCCGGCTTCGGCCAGGTTAGCTTCATCCAGTACCAGGATAATGTATTCTCCGTCTTTTTTGTCGGATTTGGTATTGGCCCATTCCATCAATGCCCGGTTTTGTTCCGCCATAGAGCGGTCGCCATCGCCGTGTTGTTGCCACTGCCAGCGTTTCATCAGGGTTTGTTCGCTGTCGGAAGGTCCAAGGGAAATGACTGAAGCTTGTCCCGAAGCCCTGGCCATTTTGGCAGAAAAGTAACTTTTCCCGGTGCCGGTTTCCCCCTCAAGGAATATAGCGGGAGAGTCGGTAAGTCGGTCATGAAGCCGGGATAAACGACGGCTTTCACGATCTTCCTGACTGATCTCGCCATGATAAAGATCCCTGGCCAGTGCAGACAGGGGCTCATCAGCGGAACCCTGCCATTTCAGTGATTCAGACAGCTGATTTTTTATGCGTTCAATGCCTTCTGCCTCAGAACTCGCTGTTCTGGCCCTATGAAAACAATCGCTGGCCAGGCCGTGAATGGCATCGGATCGGGTCTGCCCTGAGTGCAAAGGTAACTGCCAGCCACAAGCCAGTGCATCTTGCAAACGTCTAATCTGTCTTGTTGGCTCGATAGCTAAGGATTGCCAGGGCTTAGTTGCCGCCGGATCGACTGCCAGCTGATAGGCTATAGCATCCCGTTGTTTTTCAGGCGCGTGGGCCAGGATCATGGCACAGAGCCTGTCCATAGCTTCTTTTTCACCTTGCTCTGGAAATGGACTCTCATAGGACAGTTGTAACTCGGTATCTTTAAAAACTGCCGGGTCAAAGGCCCGGGCCAGTGGCCACAGGTTGTGCCTGACAAACTTTCTATCCCATTGCGGGGCGCTACTGAGGATCGCAGCTAACTGATCCGGGTCTACCGAGGCGGCTTGATCCCTGTCCGGCAGCAACTGCCAACAGGCCACTTTCATAAAATCACGCACGGATGGATGCTGCCGGGTGCCATGGGTGATGACGCTATTGATAGCCCTGCGCCAGTGGCAGGGCAGGAGCTGAAGGGAGCGGTCAACCTGCTGTGCCTGTCGGGCAGCCAGTATCAGATTATTCAACAGCCCTTCGGTCATTTCAGGCAGAGGCTTACAAAGGTTGCCAGGTACGGTTTTAAAGGCTTCGTAAAGTGAGTGAAGTGCTTGTTCTGGCAGGTCAGTCCGGGCAATACCATGCTTGCGGGCATTGATTTCCCAGAGATCGACCTCAGGGCACGGCTTACCCCTGGCGACCATCGAATGAAA
This window harbors:
- a CDS encoding AAA family ATPase; translation: MDGRIGEKIDSNPVPGFAVSESGEKSSEKSRLPTRKAELDSSSKKAKTCSVVTPELNKPFPSRTLPDKARILSPIDSSLQKAPHAFDFRFVASDDEVRQLLVAQTGGENRDVTLISRPDDLSQANLVTRLSISEEGRHTLRSGKLFEGSKPLTLVIDIRKLTSKDLPKFNDLLDPDNPCLFDKVNREKRPLGEHVSLLVVADPKQLASVGQRNDAPAADAPGADFWRRINRPGNTWQFDAQTGNDSSMSIDKVPSVVPELSCAESAKDDDNTVFINCHLHSHWRQLLLGGPGVDKQGRIQHLPGRLESLRAGQRVILKGANWEDLAFEQTIRQMLAQKCFESNGKVCPLPDDVQFYQTPVGYNELYSLLQNLSRALDKEGDKEHASRNPIIINQTNIAQWLSPIAIAPEGYAVPNTRLLEQIRAGGSVTVTSPLTEALWFRLLGSLQTIRETTGLEPRLQVTDSKNQPVALGLVKNNEVSLSCSQKKNRDHAPVSTVTYRQPAQASHWIKKQPESPLVIQVNEQTSFSQLFDNIHITSEQRAHFGHRKTALQEALSAGKPVVFRGLESNPTLQQLLEPLIIGQPLLVNGQLQSYPKAHVKILWPESAKSSSSIFHSMVARGKPCPEVDLWEINARKHGIARTDLPEQALHSLYEAFKTVPGNLCKPLPEMTEGLLNNLILAARQAQQVDRSLQLLPCHWRRAINSVITHGTRQHPSVRDFMKVACWQLLPDRDQAASVDPDQLAAILSSAPQWDRKFVRHNLWPLARAFDPAVFKDTELQLSYESPFPEQGEKEAMDRLCAMILAHAPEKQRDAIAYQLAVDPAATKPWQSLAIEPTRQIRRLQDALACGWQLPLHSGQTRSDAIHGLASDCFHRARTASSEAEGIERIKNQLSESLKWQGSADEPLSALARDLYHGEISQEDRESRRLSRLHDRLTDSPAIFLEGETGTGKSYFSAKMARASGQASVISLGPSDSEQTLMKRWQWQQHGDGDRSMAEQNRALMEWANTKSDKKDGEYIILVLDEANLAEAGLLASLNGLWEPHPCIYVNGHPVRVSPKHRVILTGNPDHYAGRQMDPALKEKLPRAYYPRLDQTFLRDRVVEPALLNHLQRHQINDIAHSASKSVMALWQYYQELLPGHEFTPRDLTDICSWVGWYLDRALSKGDSASCKQVNSLIQQSFRDVLGPEITETQQDALSALEIWFAARYKLDHTLRDKVHNHTLPDIQRDFEALTKEFRPEFDTSGSAVIELVQRLGQDLSRCQQAYHHDRKHGGRQATLIEGPAGRGKDATLNLVIESVRQQARQRQESMPEVSLLNACDCSWEQLCEAIRKAKVDGGIVVISEMNLIDSQHLEGELNDILAGDAHPGFHLFATINPPEYSGRKPLSPALKGRFRHLPIRQYNSAELQTIAGKVLPDSPKGKFVAERLTEKHCRLRACLQRKDLPLQPTSRDLQNVAMAVKSGGDFSEKALHQCLNQHYRLYLMAANLSLEELPESSTLVMGKGALDSGLCQWFNKTVPDIDRPWLIRPGDLDSIDEKNHEIRVKARPNKEEVKAEIIKRMAQAKWQASGLSLKPDESDDVLIQALYRHWQQRWFARKFCETGVDANSVFPLTEAQEETLKLPASQPYLREADQRIEAWNSDTIQLWPAFWHQISNLTSHQTSNLPSHQVDDHSNEALAVGNNNAPEKYRPKVRSKLAKALKWRKSHKGPVSKTPSGNRPDHQALEQRANNKGPVSRTSPVSQPDHQTLDRRTIDKGPLNRTSPIDQSDLLVLDRATNYENLKLPEVKDYNVFDTQKYPSLMHRWEVLNIDVTAKGYVEKAFLDKQYIEGFEILTPDCLGWGQRLTLASDQTMAFIVRESKKNQYILPSLTFNDYVVALRITPDLPYTLFRDRYTGLHIVLIPEAKTCQRIEFNYVVETRKPGRKTAPQSARPERSTQLDARCSEGMKAVLGKMFMTIEEQPAEIQEPLRKIKDAKNTEQRIEAITEYCRQFSGKAKPSRHENFFKFLVTQRQGRCRHRAPVFVAFCRYFGIPSRQVNSQIHAFAEYSVDEGQTWVSVDLGGAPGNRIEFKPDVQPNTNISSTSTELKKHKAFLKDLLKGADLSQRQTLAKACHMSLEELNKALDKNSALPETRLIISNIIRNLWEQRDLISFSLAVSIIVSPGKEALDDCRGQLKKISEAVRGILYDGDEGQVIEQLKLLHPKIINQGELGALNWFNSMVEIPKASDLTKPPVIRFALEVLKLGWLDPMLAGEHSAISTQHHNLLVRLKSVDELKVEATHCLKKWYKQLFFREKNSQLWQKAYEDFQQREGTSFVDHCYDGFSSFLEYEMTNQLLQNAWTDAPEGIPNIERMLAQQPAFPRLTSGRGNHRPVIILGKPSWDRTSIHTHAEFMLKQKITDRDRDISETNWRALRHSLYRQSELAIQQAFSHYLCKLTNTNGGCLTYCWADASFESYYERQSYGAHDPSSPEELYAMMSEIQSFDSLENSLNDDYLRQALNADNALVLRPSELTTIAEEFLRSVDLFSLCNLLET